GCTGGCTTTGTTTTCTTAGCAGCAACCATGCAAGGTCTTAATAACACCAGAGCggctgtgctgctctgccagaGTTATTTGTCATGGTAAAAAAAGGTCAAGACCTTGCAGAAAGTTCAGTTCAGCAACCCTTATGTTTTAAGTGATAAGTTAGGTgcaaaagaaatcagcaaaatctAGAAACTGGGTGTTTTCTGTCATTGGAAGCATGTCTGAAGCCATCAGAAGGACAAAAGTGACaactctcttccctctgctctgcagatAATGCTGATGGAAAacaccctcctgctgctgctggccaccCGGttcctgcaggcagagctgaggaACAGCCTGTGCGTGACCGGGGCCGTCATGTCAGGGTCTGTAATAGGTAAGAGCTGCTGGGTTTTAGAGCCTGGATTGCATGTTTCGAGAGTAACATGAGTAAGTGAGCATCATGGGTTATTTTAGTTGCATCAAactatttgctttgtttcttccaGCTTAAGCGTCTGAATGTATTCGATAATACGTAACTCCACCTTGAGTTTCATTTCTTTATCGTTTCTTAAAAGCCCATCCCTGAAGAGGGAGGCTTGCAGAAATGATCAAGGTGTCGCCAAATGGCTCGGGTACCGCTGCCAAATATAATACATGCAATTTTGAAGCACATCTGTTTGTGCTTTCTGCGGTCTTGGTGCTTGGTGATCAGTGCAGGCAGTGGTAGAACAGGGGATCACCGCAAGGCAATATTTTCATTTGAGCATATAACTGATGGTTTATGAAGGTGGCTTGTGATTGATCAGCCATCACTGGGTATGTTTTGGAAATACACTGGTGTGGCACCAGGCAGAACTACAGCACCTTCCTCCcaccttgttttctttcaaagaccAGCGCTGcttctgtaaatggaaaagctttttgtGTTTACGGGGAGGATTTTTTGGTGTGTGATGGAGAAGCTACTCCATACCTTGCCCATACCCTGCCCATAAAGCAAGCAGCAGCTATGCTGGTGCATTTAAGTCCTTAAAGCTTTAATGCACAGCTCAGCTGAAGGAGGGGAGAGGTCGTATGATGCTTGCAAACAACCCATCGGCACCTCTATTTGCAAAACTGGCACCGGGCAAGGATGGGAGTTGCTGTTTGCTGGGTGAGGTCCCCACCAGGCTCATGTtttcccagtgggatggaggcAGAGGGAAGCTGTAACGCCTGCGTGCCGGGCTTTGTGCATCTCCCCAGACCGGCTACACACAGATCAACCATGTTCAAGAAAGGGCTGGAAACGGAGCAATTCCTCTGGCCTCGAATGAGTTTAGGAGAAAAGTAGGAAGGTATCTTAAAAACCTGCTGGTGTCTCATTCAATGGCTAGAGGACGGGGATGCTGCGAGATGGGAAGGATTCCTGCATCGCACGCTGCCCTGTGCCCTGTCTGCTGGTGCCTATCAGTCTGCAAATCAATCCAGATCAAATTTGGTCTTGAGAGTGTGCTCAGCACTCCCTTTCCCGAAAGCTGCTCGAGTGGGATTCTTGCATCCTTAAAAATGCTTGAAAGACATGCTGCTCGGACCCCTGAtgcccagcagcatctctgcaaaggGCCTGTTGATCTGGAGGTGGCAGCGAGGTCTGGTCTCTCCTCCACACCTCACCAAAATGCTGCTGGGACTTGTCCCTTGAtacctttctgctctttttcaggTGCCGCAGCTCTGGTGGTTTATTACAGCCTGCTCCATCCCAAGTCCACAGAGATCTGGCAGGGCTTCCTGGAGACAACCTGCAGTGCGGCAGCTGCCGATGATGACGAGGTTGCTGGAGATGGCTCCCAAGCAGGGCAGAGTTTGGGAATTTCAGGAGATGGAGAGTCCTTGGCGGGGGAAGGGACCACAGCAGATCCCAAAAATGGGAACAGCTCATCGCTCCTGCAATTCAGAGGGTGTTTGGAGGACAGCTGGACAAACCATCACCACTGGCTGCTGGTAAAGCTGGCCTTGAAGACAGGAGATATGTCCATCATCAACGCAGCTTTTGGAGATGGTGGCGTGGGAGAGGTTTACCCTGGAGGATGGATGATGGGGAAACCTGCCGGTGTTGAGCCTGGGGCACACGTTTCCCTCTCCACGAGGGAAATTGGTCCTCAGGGTGTTGAATCTGGTCTGACTGATGAGAACTTGCTGGCGGTGGGGAATGGAGGAGGTGGCAAACCCAGCGCTGGCTCTGCGAGAACGGCGTGGGAGgatggagcagggcaggagcctggtTTTCACCCGGCCGTATCCTTTCCCAGCAGCTTCTCCGCGGATCCGGCCGAGGGCTCCTCTGTGTATTTCAGCGTGAGCACGGGAGGCATCGCCTCACCCGGCACGGGGACAGCCACAGCTACGTGCGTGGCCCTGGTGCAAAGAAGCAGCGAagctcagccttctccaggctgcctgggaggaggaggaggaggaggggatttATCCTCTGAGATGGCGAGCATCAGCCCAATCCTGGGCGCTTGTGCCCACAAGCATCTGCGGAGCAGCTCTTCCCTCAGCAGCACAGGCGGCTGTGGGGTGGCGGGTCCCCCCAAAGAGGGCTCGGAGCCCATGGGGCCGGAGGGTGCCCTCATGGGGTGGCATCGCCTTTGGGACACCCACCCTTGTGGCACACAGGGGACTGTCGTGAGGAGCAAGCTGAGGCCACCGTGCTTCACCTCCACTCCCAAGACCGACCCTAGATGCCCACAGCGAGGActgggggagctgggagaggggacagaCCTGTCTGGGTTGCTGGAGTGACCCTGTAAATTGCTGCACCATCACCGTGGGTCAGCATTGGGGTGACTGCCTCGTCGATAGGGTATGGCAGGAGGTGGTGGGATGTTAATGCTGGCCATGAAGACTGTCCCCATGGTGCCCCTGCCGCCGGGCAGATGTGGTCCTCCATCGCTAGGACATCACCTTTCCTCCCGGTGCGTCTTCTATTTGCAGTTTTGGAGAGCTTCAAAGGTCTTAAAAAGCCTTAAAAGTCCAGGTTTAGGTATTTATTAAACTTATTTATGTAACAGTCCTGCTAGGCAGCTGGAGCATGCTGCATTTGATGTATTTGTGACGATGTCTTGAAGCGTGTCCTTTAACAAGGGCCTGTACAAGCTGCTGGCCGGTCCCAGCATGGAGATCTGGCTGCTGTCTCCAGGGGCTGCAATCCTGGCCAAAGCAGGAGTCTTCTCAGGACAAATAAGTGCCTCAACCAGAAAAATAATGAGTTTTAATCTCAGATGCCCTTCCTTATGGGTAGAATAAGCCCTAAAGTAAGGCTCAGCGgtgcttgatttatttttcccccacCAGGTTCATCTTGAGAGTTTTACCAACTCCATTTGCTGGGGCCACATAGGAGCCCAGACCCTCTTCATACTGCAAACCACAACCTCAGGACCCTCAATTATACACAAAAGCATGTCCTGCTTGCTTGCTTACCGTTCCATTTCCTCAGGTGACCTTTTCTGCCCAGCCTCTTCCTTGCCCCCTTCCACCCAGCCACAGATAATCCAGATCCAGCTGGATGCACCCTCCTAAATTTAGCCTCAAGCCTAATCTCAAAACAGATCCACATACTCCTGCCACCATAAAATCCCCATTGCAGGCAGGGTTTATTTATATCGGGAACTAAAAGCCTCAGGACTGTGGTCTCAGAAATAGCTAATGCTTCCAGCCGGGCTGGCTGGACATGGGTTTGTGCCCAGGACATGGCTTGACATGTTGGCTGAGATCTGGTCAGCTGGGTTCACCAGGGAGCTGGTGGGTGCCAGCTGGTGCACATCTGGCCATGTCCTCCAGCTGTTGTCCCGCTGTGGGCAGGACTCCGGTGGTGCCACAgggcaggaaaggcagcaggaaGGACAGGTGTgcaatgaattattaaaaaaagcatccATGTAGCATTCACTGCTCAGGATTGACCCAGTCAGATGTTTCTTCAAGCTGTTCTGGGCACTGAAAACCCAGCCGGTGCCAGTTTCGGAGCGAAGCAGCTTCCAGCGCGGTGAAAGCTCCATGTCTCCGTTCGGACCCCAGCACCGTCGTGCtgtggctgtgctctgcagggaggaagCAGTTGCAGCGGCTTTTCCAGAGTCCTCCTCACCGTGTGCATCACAcggaaggcagcagagctgccgtGGCATTATGGAAATGTTTATCTAGTTTGTTTTTCTACCTTTGATAATATACAATGacgttttaaaaaaacaaaccagccttTGCTGTGTCTGTGTCTCGTGTTGGGGGTGCACATAAGCGTGGAGAGGTCCTCTCTGGACCTTGCTGTAGGGGATGTTGGACCTCgatctcctgctgctttgcaggcGAACCGCTGCGCGGCTTCCTGGCTGGATGTGACCTCGCCTCTTCCTGTCTCCTTTGCAACTccattttcctgctttcttggATTTTCTACCCATTCCAGTTCTACCCACCCCCAATCCAGCTGTTTGTTTAATGGAGCAgggtttttccctttctccagctgGAGGGTGTGCAAAGATAGGACACAGACAGGAACGGGCACAGGACACcacatctcctttctctcttccccacacttttctcctgcagccccaggacgAGTTGCCTGTCAGGATTTTGAAGAAGGGTCTGCATCCAGCATCCTTCTAGCTGGGGCCACCTCAGCCTGCAGGACCTGGGCACCTCGATGTGGCATGCAGATAGCAGTGGGTTGGGTGAGTGTGGTTGCTGCGGGCAAGTAGCAGCTCAGGAGGAGTGGAGATGGCAAACTGGGACGTTGGCAGCCCTTCGGAGTGGGGATGCAGACTTTTACTGGCTAAATTTGTGTGCCAGGCAGTGGATGCTGGCAGGAAGGATTGGTTATGTCTTCCCTCTTGGTCCCATTCCCTCTTGCCAGAGTGGGAACCTGGGTTCACGTGGGGGGGTGGCTGGTGGCAGCTGCCCTTGTCCCCCACCCCCTGACCCAGAGCAGGTGAGTGATGCTGAATCCGGCAGTGGTGCCTGccccccctgtccccaacccAGGACCATGGGCCTGTTTTGGCTGTAACTGCAAAAATTGATAAGGGTCATGAAATGGTTGGGAGGGCTGTATCCTACAGCTTAATGCTAGCTTTGTGGTGGCATGGGCTAACTGCAGATGGTAAAGGTCCAACAGCACTGAGCACCCATCGTGAAACTATCCCATGGACCAGTCGGAAAAGAAAATATGGCCAAACAGGCAATTTTAAGAAAGTAGAGAAATACTTTTGGGCACAGGAGACAGGCGCGCCCGAGGACTTTCATTCCTCAGAGCACATCCCCGATGCACAGAGGGCCTGGGGGTGCACCGTGAGCTGACACCTCTGACCCTGGAGGAGGTGGTTGTGGAAATCCCAGATGGATCAAGGAGTGGCCAGGAGAGGGGGGACCCTAGGGACAGCACCGGAGGGGACATGATGGCTGGGGTTCGGATGGGGGTGTAGGTGTGGAGAGCGTGTTCCCATGGCTTTTGCTCCCTGAGGATGGGAGATGATCACTGGTGAGATCGTGTCGTGTTCCCCCTCACCTTCTCCTTGGGAGCAAAGTGAAATCAGGTGAAATAATGTGGATGATCTGTCCTTAAAGACTTCCAGCCTGCCTGAGAGCCCTGTTGCACGCAGGGGCCAAGTCCTGCATGCTGGGTACCATCCCAGTGCTGAACCACAGGTCTCCACCTATAGAAATGACTTATATTTAGTTAAATCTAAAGCCCTGTTTGGAGTAGGAGGACTGTGCAGCTGCAAATCACAGCTCCAGATActcctccccacccttcccaTCTCTGCGGGAGGGGAGACCTCAAGATGCCCCAATGACCTGGTGCACATCCAGATTTTTCCCCAACGCTGCCAGACCGAAGAAGTCACGCTGGGGAGGTGTTTCTCCCCATAGCTCCTTGTTCCTCAGCCACCAGAGGGAGATGCTGCTCAAGGCCACAAAGCAGACGCCTGGTTCCAAGACACTGCATGCCCATCCAGCGCCTGGGTTATGGGAGGAGAGGGATGTGCAGGACTGGTGCTGCTGTGGCATCGCAGATGGGAGCTGGTGGGAGGGAAACGGCGGGTTCTGGGATACTGGAGGTGGCTGATAGGGTGCACAGTGAGTGCCTGGAGGAATGTGGCCATGGTTGCAGGAGGCTCCTTCCACCTCCCCAGGCATCACCAGGCCATGGGGAAAGTTTGGGAGCCCCTGCCAGGGTCTCACCAAGGTAGTATTCAGGGACGGGAAGGGTGATAGCCATCTGCAAATATCCCAGAGTCACTTCAGGTCCAAAGGTGCGTATGCAAAGGGAGCTGCCACCAGCTGCGTTGGACGCGGCATGGGAACCTGCTGGTTTGGTAAAACTGGCTCCAGCTGTCACCGCTGCGGTGCTGAGTCCTGATATTCGGGGGTGCACCCGTGGAGCAGTGCAGGTGCGCCTGGGCGGGTGAGACGGTCGCTCCCCGCTCTGTTCTGTCTTCACATCAACCCGCAGAGCGCAGAGGTCCCACAAAGCCCAGCTCCTTGCTCTCCGTGGAGTAACGTGGTCCTGGGCCAATCCAGGGCGTGAAGCTGCACGAGGAACTGCAGCCGGGTAAAAGCGTGGCAGAGCGGCGACGAACCAGCTGCTCAGGGGAAGCGGCTGATGTTTCCTCCCTGTGTCCCAAATGCTTGAGGACACCCAACCAGACCCTCTGCTACTTCTTCAGCATTTCCTGTGAAGCTCTTTTCGAATGAGATACGTTATCCTGAGCTAGACCTTAGGATCTGCCCAGCCTTGGGGGATGCTCGTCATCAACATTTGGGCTTCAGTCACCCACAGAAGGCCTGGAGCAGGGGTTGTCTCCATCCCACCACACTTGGCCAGACCATGCTGCGCTCTCGCCTATCCTGGAATGGAAGATTTCTGCTCATTTGCCTCCTATgagccttttttgtttgttttgtttattaaggAAACCCTCTCCAGCGCTTTAGAGAGGCGGAGGCTCGTGCCCCAGCCCAGGAGAGCTCAGTGCCACCGATGAGGGGAGCTCTCGTGGGCTGCGAAAGGGCAGCAAGAGAGCGGAGAGCAGGAATCGACGGTGAATTTTGACAATGCAGGGAGTGACCCATGGGCTCCCGAGGAGAACTGGCTGTGCCGCTCACCGGTGATCTGGAAAAAGGAGCGAACAGCCAGGAACAGAGGCTACGTCCCTGATAAATTAAACAATACCCAGGCGAGCGCCTGGGCTTGGGGACGTGGCTGTCCAGCCCGCTGGCACCGGCCCCTTGGCTTGCTGCTTTTAATGGCTCGCTCTCGTCCCTCTTTCGAGGTGAAATACAATAAAGTAGGTTGGAAAGGTACTGACGGGGCAGAGGGCTGGCAgcggccctgccccagccctgctgggatgtTGCCTTCCAGCAGCACCATTTTCCGCTCCCTCTGGAGCCCGATTTCTGAGTTCTGCCTGTGAGTGCCAGGTTTCGGGGTTGGTTTTGCTCGACACACGGTGAAAAACATTCTCTCCAGCTCCGAGATCATGTAACACCCCCCTGAACTAACCTGGGAAAGATTTACCCggaaaaacatcttttcactTCCAAAAATATTGGAAGACAATACTTGGACATTACAGTAAATATAAGTATTTGCCCTGGGGTTGTTGTTAGTTGCTTGTTTTTTCCAAGCTGAAACTCTggatatttcccccccccctaaTTAAAGAGTTTTGATTTGTCTCAAAGCCCTTTTTGGTGTCTTTATTCTTCCTGTAAATGGCTTGGCCCAGGCTGCATCTCCGTGCCCATCGCTCTAAGGCTAAACAataacatgggggggggggggggcagagggcaaACACGGCTAATCAGGACTTGCCTAATACGAACGACTGCTTAATGAGAACCCAGGGACTGTGCTTCCTGTGTTGGATTTGGCTGGAGGAAAACGCTTTGTGCTCTCCACACCAGGTTTGAGACGGCTCAGTTCCCTCCAACGCGCCGGAGCAGCGTTCCCTCCCTCCCGTGGATCCTCCCCAACGGCCACGGACGCGACCCGTGGCTGCGAGGGATCCGTGGGGATccagggatgctggaggagcCGGGCCAGATCCTGCAACCTAAAGATCCGGTGCTTATTTTGCTCGAAGGgagatctttaaaacaaaagcccTGTTCGTGCCTTGCGAAGCAAAGCCACCCAAgggccctgcccgctccccttaATGTCCTTCAGGCTCCCCGGGGAGCTTTGGGGGGCGTTTTTAGGGTCTGGCTTCAATAAGTACCAGCGAACGTGCCACTGCTCTGCCCCGGCGGTTGGGTTGAATCATCTCTCCATCCATGTGGCGAAGCTTCTGGCGGCTGCCGCGCCGGGATGTGGGTTTGGGAAGGGGACGGGATGGGGAGGGTGCCCTGCGCCTCTGGCCTCTCCCCGGGAGGGAGATTCGGGGTTCAGCGCTGGGGCTGTGGGCTTGGGGGGGAGCGCAGAGGCAGGTGGGGGTCGGGACGTGCACGGGGAGGTGGGTGCAGGTGTGGGTGGGTGTACAGACGTGCACGGTAGGTGGGTGCAGACGTGGGTGGGCGTTCAGACGTGCACATTAGGTGGGTGCAGACACGGGTGGGCACCCAGACGTGCACATTAGGTGGGTGCAGACACGGGTGGGCATCCAGACATGCATGGTAGGTGGGTGCAGACGCGGGTGGGCATCCAGACGTGCACATTAGGTGGGTGCAGACGCGGGTGGGCATCCAGACGTGCACGGTAGGTGGGTGCAGATGCGGGTGCGAGTCTGGACACGCACGGTAGGTGGGTGCAGACGCGAGCGGGCGCCCAGACGCGCACAGCGGGCGGGTGCAGATGCGGCCCTGCGCGGCTGGCAGGCGGCTGCCGAGCCCCGTGGCACCGGCACCCGCGTGGGGCAGCGGGTGC
The Mycteria americana isolate JAX WOST 10 ecotype Jacksonville Zoo and Gardens chromosome 3, USCA_MyAme_1.0, whole genome shotgun sequence genome window above contains:
- the XKR5 gene encoding XK-related protein 5 isoform X2, with product MRGAFPGLCLALLAAERGARLCAIIHYLVRGQLGCFGLTVACLVPGYAAQLLSILWFRADGRPPSCWLLLLHLLQLGLWKRYWDVLRMAAKAGGSARAGEVLMQHGDACVLRLLEALLQTLPHLLLQAYVVMAVDPAGFVPGVSAGLSLLSLAWALVSYSRFACLLKPGHLCPPAAAILCLLLWRTGMLGTRVLALVLFARLYSCWVFAVAGVHWLLMSFWLVAQQTDIVAQPCRWRLFNCLVGAVYIFCYVNVRPGPSKHRVAVFYAIMLMENTLLLLLATRFLQAELRNSLCVTGAVMSGSVIGAAALVVYYSLLHPKSTEIWQGFLETTCSAAAADDDEVAGDGSQAGQSLGISGDGESLAGEGTTADPKNGNSSSLLQFRGCLEDSWTNHHHWLLVKLALKTGDMSIINAAFGDGGVGEVYPGGWMMGKPAGVEPGAHVSLSTREIGPQGVESGLTDENLLAVGNGGGGKPSAGSARTAWEDGAGQEPGFHPAVSFPSSFSADPAEGSSVYFSVSTGGIASPGTGTATATCVALVQRSSEAQPSPGCLGGGGGGGDLSSEMASISPILGACAHKHLRSSSSLSSTGGCGVAGPPKEGSEPMGPEGALMGWHRLWDTHPCGTQGTVVRSKLRPPCFTSTPKTDPRCPQRGLGELGEGTDLSGLLE
- the XKR5 gene encoding XK-related protein 5 isoform X1, which gives rise to MRGAFPGLCLALLAAERGARLCAIIHYLVRGQLGCFGLTVACLVPGYAAQLLSILWFRADGRPPSCWLLLLHLLQLGLWKRYWDVLRMAAKAGGSARAGEVLMQHGDACVLRLLEALLQTLPHLLLQAYVVMAVDPAGFVPGVSAGLSLLSLAWALVSYSRFACLLKPGHLCPPAAAILCLLLWRTGMLGTRVLALVLFARLYSCWVFAVAGKTCDHLPPVPSPCQPQGYSCCWSALQPPPGTALPFQSLPLAGVHWLLMSFWLVAQQTDIVAQPCRWRLFNCLVGAVYIFCYVNVRPGPSKHRVAVFYAIMLMENTLLLLLATRFLQAELRNSLCVTGAVMSGSVIGAAALVVYYSLLHPKSTEIWQGFLETTCSAAAADDDEVAGDGSQAGQSLGISGDGESLAGEGTTADPKNGNSSSLLQFRGCLEDSWTNHHHWLLVKLALKTGDMSIINAAFGDGGVGEVYPGGWMMGKPAGVEPGAHVSLSTREIGPQGVESGLTDENLLAVGNGGGGKPSAGSARTAWEDGAGQEPGFHPAVSFPSSFSADPAEGSSVYFSVSTGGIASPGTGTATATCVALVQRSSEAQPSPGCLGGGGGGGDLSSEMASISPILGACAHKHLRSSSSLSSTGGCGVAGPPKEGSEPMGPEGALMGWHRLWDTHPCGTQGTVVRSKLRPPCFTSTPKTDPRCPQRGLGELGEGTDLSGLLE